CTCGGCCGCGCGGAGGCGCTGGCGCTGGCGGCAGCGGGCGCGAAGGTCGTGGTCAACGACATCGGCGACAACGCCGAGGCCGTCGCGGCTGAGATCCGCGCGGCGGGCGGCGAGGCGGTCGGCGTACCCGGCGACATCGGTGACTGGGAGTTCGCGACCTCGTTGGTACGGCGCGCGATCGACGAGTACGGCGACCTCCACGTGCTCGTCAACAACGCCGGCGTGCTGCGCGACCGGATGATCTTCGGCGTCACCGCTGACGAGTGGGACACCGTGCTCCGGGTGCACCTGCGCGGTCACGCGGCGACCTGCCAGGCGGCGACGGCGTACTGGCGTGAGGCGTCCAAGGCCGCGGACGGCCCGGTGTGGGCTCGTGTGGTCAACACCGCCTCCGAGGCGTTCCTCTTCGGCTCGCCCGGTCAGCCCAACTACGCGGCGGCGAAGGCGGGCATCGCCGCGTTGACGTTGTCGGTTGCGCACGGTTGTGCGCGTTACGGCGTACGGGCAAACGCGATCGCGCCGAGGGCGCGCACCGGGATGACCGAGGCGCTGTTCCCGTCTGCCCCGGAAGGCGACGAGATCGACCCGTGGGCGATCGAACACATCGCGCCGGTGGTGGTCTGGCTCGCCACCCGCGGCACCGACCACGTCAACGGCAATGTGTTCGTGACGTACGGCGGCAAGGTCGGCGTGATGAAGGCACCGGCACTGGACGCGGCGTTCGCCAGCGACGGCGAGACGTGGACTGTCGCGGAGCTGGAGAAGACGGTCGGCAACTACCTGGCCGACGGCAACCGCCACACCTTCGCGGTAGGCAACGACCTCACCCTCTAACCCCTACCGTCGAGCCCAACGTAGATGGTCCTTCAGACCCCCTCGAGAGACTCAAAAGGTTGGGCTCGGCGCGACTTCGCGTTGTACGTGTTGGTCAGCGACTTCGACGCACCTCCTCGGCTGCCGCGATCGTGGGGCTGGCGCTTGCGATCTGGGCGCGGGTGCATCTCGGAGGCAACTGGGGAACGCCCATGTCACAGAAGGACAGTCCGGAGCTGGTGACATCGGGCCCGTACCGGTGGCTTCGCAACCCGATCTACAGCGGCATCATTCTCGGGCTGTTCGGCAGCGCCTTGGCCGTGGACCTGCATTGGCTGATCGCCGCCGTGCCGATCAGCGGTTACTTCGTCTACAGCGCGGTGATGGAGCAGCGTTACATGGCGCGGACGTTCCCGGACA
This is a stretch of genomic DNA from Mycobacteriales bacterium. It encodes these proteins:
- a CDS encoding SDR family NAD(P)-dependent oxidoreductase, with amino-acid sequence MAKALVPSFAGDELAGGVAVVTGAGVGLGRAEALALAAAGAKVVVNDIGDNAEAVAAEIRAAGGEAVGVPGDIGDWEFATSLVRRAIDEYGDLHVLVNNAGVLRDRMIFGVTADEWDTVLRVHLRGHAATCQAATAYWREASKAADGPVWARVVNTASEAFLFGSPGQPNYAAAKAGIAALTLSVAHGCARYGVRANAIAPRARTGMTEALFPSAPEGDEIDPWAIEHIAPVVVWLATRGTDHVNGNVFVTYGGKVGVMKAPALDAAFASDGETWTVAELEKTVGNYLADGNRHTFAVGNDLTL
- a CDS encoding isoprenylcysteine carboxylmethyltransferase family protein; the protein is MGLALAIWARVHLGGNWGTPMSQKDSPELVTSGPYRWLRNPIYSGIILGLFGSALAVDLHWLIAAVPISGYFVYSAVMEQRYMARTFPDTYPAYRGSTKMLIPFVF